In Thunnus maccoyii chromosome 3, fThuMac1.1, whole genome shotgun sequence, the following proteins share a genomic window:
- the dyrk3 gene encoding dual specificity tyrosine-phosphorylation-regulated kinase 3 isoform X2, protein MRTDHILKDEADTNSPSGLPPMPKHTVVSNKGVMRDQVTVRGGQLKVKYLYEDSTNNRKINAITTATIQNSGTTGQMPSKPAPVSSLSKEHSVDSTESSKGSSESSGSHGVGNSGKLCGPLTPDQALRLYRSQLTTLEQTEIHSYPDIYYVGPNAKKRPAVAGGNNNCGYDDEQGGYIHVPHDHLAYRYEFLKIIGKGSFGQVAKVYDHKLQQHLALKMVRNEKRFHRQAQEEIRILEHLRKQDRSGTMNVVHMLENFTFRNHICMTFELLSMNLYELIKRNKFQGFSLPLVRKFAHSILQCLEALSRHRIIHCDLKPENILLKQQGRSGIKVIDFGSSCFEHQRVYTYIQSRFYRAPEVILGSRYGLPIDMWSFGCILAELLTGYPLFPGEDEGDQLACVMELLGMPPQKVLEQAKRAKNFINSKGHPRYCGANTLPTGATVLTGSRSRRGKMRGPPSSKEWSAALKGCEDPTFTDFIKKCLDWDPSSRLTPSQALRHPWLYRRLPKPLPGTEKSQGPTVKRIPEHHSTSFPSILAKGGPGLGTTAANNKLRSNMMGDSGEAIPLRTVLPKLVS, encoded by the exons ATGAGGACAGACCACATCCTTAAAGACGAGGCGGATACAAACAGTCCGTCTGGGCTGCCCCCCATGCCCAAACACACA GTTGTCAGTAACAAGGGCGTAATGAGGGATCAGGTAACCGTGCGAGGTGGCCAGCTAAAGGTCAAGTACCTGTATGAAGACTCCACCAACAATCGAAAGATCAATGCCATAACTACAGCAACCATTCAGAACAGTGGGACCACTGGTCAGATGCCCAGTAAACCTGCCCCAGTCTCCAGCCTGTCCAAGGAGCACAGtgtagacag CACTGAATCCAGTAAGGGCTCCAGTGAATCCTCTGGCTCACATGGAGTTGGGAATAGCGGGAAGCTGTGTGGCCCTCTCACTCCTGACCAGGCTCTGAGACTGTACCGATCTCAACTGACCACCCTGGAGCAGACAGAGATCCACTCCTACCCAGACATCTACTACGTGGGACCCAATGCCAAGAAGAGGCCTGCCGTTGCTGGAGGCAACAACAATTGTGGCTACGATGATGAGCAGGGTGGCTACATCCACGTCCCCCATGACCACCTGGCTTACCGCTATGAGTTTCTCAAG ATTATTGGTAAAGGTAGCTTCGGTCAGGTGGCCAAGGTATACGAccacaaactgcagcagcatCTGGCTCTGAAAATGGTTCGTAACGAGAAGCGTTTCCACCGGCAAGCGCAGGAGGAGATCCGCATCCTGGAGCACCTGCGCAAGCAGGATCGCAGCGGCACCATGAATGTTGTGCACATGCTCGAAAATTTCACCTTCCGCAACCACATCTGCATGACCTTTGAGCTGCTGAGCATGAACCTGTATGAGCTTATTAAGCGCAACAAGTTCCAGGGTTTCAGCCTGCCTCTGGTGAGGAAATTTGCTCACTCTATACTGCAGTGCCTGGAGGCCCTGAGCAGGCACAGAATCATCCACTGTGACCTCAAGCCTGAAAACATCCTGCTCAAACAGCAGGGACGCAGCGGCATTAAG GTGATTGACTTTGGCTCCAGCTGCTTTGAACACCAGCGGGTGTACACCTACATCCAGTCTCGTTTCTATCGAGCTCCAGAGGTGATCCTTGGCTCGCGTTACGGCCTACCTATCGATATGTGGAGCTTCGGCTGCATACTGGCTGAGCTGCTGACTGGCTACCCCCTGTTCCCTGGAGAGGACGAGGGTGACCAGCTGGCCTGTGTCATGGAGCTGCTGGGCATGCCTCCACAGAAGGTTCTGGAGCAGGCCAAAAGGGCAAAGAACTTCATCAACTCCAAGGGCCACCCTCGCTACTGTGGAGCCAACACCCTGCCCACAGGGGCCACTGTGCTGACGGGGTCTCGCTCTCGCCGTGGTAAGATGAGAGGCCCTCCAAGTAGCAAGGAGTGGAGTGCTGCGCTCAAGGGCTGTGAGGACCCCACCTTTACTGACTTCATAAAGAAGTGTTTAGACTGGGACCCCTCGTCTCGTCTAACCCCCAGCCAGGCACTCAGGCACCCTTGGCTGTATCGCCGGCTGCCCAAACCCCTACCTGGGACCGAGAAGAGCCAAGGGCCCACTGTGAAACGGATCCCGGAGCACCACAGCACCTCCTTCCCCTCTATCCTGGCCAAAGGGGGGCCTGGCTTAGGCACCACAGCTGCCAACAACAAACTGCGGAGCAACATGATGGGAGATTCAGGGGAGGCCATACCACTTCGCACGGTCCTACCCAAACTTGTCTCTTAG
- the dyrk3 gene encoding dual specificity tyrosine-phosphorylation-regulated kinase 3 isoform X1, translated as MMIISRKPEGPIATARHGDGLYDSYMRTDHILKDEADTNSPSGLPPMPKHTVVSNKGVMRDQVTVRGGQLKVKYLYEDSTNNRKINAITTATIQNSGTTGQMPSKPAPVSSLSKEHSVDSTESSKGSSESSGSHGVGNSGKLCGPLTPDQALRLYRSQLTTLEQTEIHSYPDIYYVGPNAKKRPAVAGGNNNCGYDDEQGGYIHVPHDHLAYRYEFLKIIGKGSFGQVAKVYDHKLQQHLALKMVRNEKRFHRQAQEEIRILEHLRKQDRSGTMNVVHMLENFTFRNHICMTFELLSMNLYELIKRNKFQGFSLPLVRKFAHSILQCLEALSRHRIIHCDLKPENILLKQQGRSGIKVIDFGSSCFEHQRVYTYIQSRFYRAPEVILGSRYGLPIDMWSFGCILAELLTGYPLFPGEDEGDQLACVMELLGMPPQKVLEQAKRAKNFINSKGHPRYCGANTLPTGATVLTGSRSRRGKMRGPPSSKEWSAALKGCEDPTFTDFIKKCLDWDPSSRLTPSQALRHPWLYRRLPKPLPGTEKSQGPTVKRIPEHHSTSFPSILAKGGPGLGTTAANNKLRSNMMGDSGEAIPLRTVLPKLVS; from the exons CACGCCATGGTGACGGCCTGTATGACTCGTACATGAGGACAGACCACATCCTTAAAGACGAGGCGGATACAAACAGTCCGTCTGGGCTGCCCCCCATGCCCAAACACACA GTTGTCAGTAACAAGGGCGTAATGAGGGATCAGGTAACCGTGCGAGGTGGCCAGCTAAAGGTCAAGTACCTGTATGAAGACTCCACCAACAATCGAAAGATCAATGCCATAACTACAGCAACCATTCAGAACAGTGGGACCACTGGTCAGATGCCCAGTAAACCTGCCCCAGTCTCCAGCCTGTCCAAGGAGCACAGtgtagacag CACTGAATCCAGTAAGGGCTCCAGTGAATCCTCTGGCTCACATGGAGTTGGGAATAGCGGGAAGCTGTGTGGCCCTCTCACTCCTGACCAGGCTCTGAGACTGTACCGATCTCAACTGACCACCCTGGAGCAGACAGAGATCCACTCCTACCCAGACATCTACTACGTGGGACCCAATGCCAAGAAGAGGCCTGCCGTTGCTGGAGGCAACAACAATTGTGGCTACGATGATGAGCAGGGTGGCTACATCCACGTCCCCCATGACCACCTGGCTTACCGCTATGAGTTTCTCAAG ATTATTGGTAAAGGTAGCTTCGGTCAGGTGGCCAAGGTATACGAccacaaactgcagcagcatCTGGCTCTGAAAATGGTTCGTAACGAGAAGCGTTTCCACCGGCAAGCGCAGGAGGAGATCCGCATCCTGGAGCACCTGCGCAAGCAGGATCGCAGCGGCACCATGAATGTTGTGCACATGCTCGAAAATTTCACCTTCCGCAACCACATCTGCATGACCTTTGAGCTGCTGAGCATGAACCTGTATGAGCTTATTAAGCGCAACAAGTTCCAGGGTTTCAGCCTGCCTCTGGTGAGGAAATTTGCTCACTCTATACTGCAGTGCCTGGAGGCCCTGAGCAGGCACAGAATCATCCACTGTGACCTCAAGCCTGAAAACATCCTGCTCAAACAGCAGGGACGCAGCGGCATTAAG GTGATTGACTTTGGCTCCAGCTGCTTTGAACACCAGCGGGTGTACACCTACATCCAGTCTCGTTTCTATCGAGCTCCAGAGGTGATCCTTGGCTCGCGTTACGGCCTACCTATCGATATGTGGAGCTTCGGCTGCATACTGGCTGAGCTGCTGACTGGCTACCCCCTGTTCCCTGGAGAGGACGAGGGTGACCAGCTGGCCTGTGTCATGGAGCTGCTGGGCATGCCTCCACAGAAGGTTCTGGAGCAGGCCAAAAGGGCAAAGAACTTCATCAACTCCAAGGGCCACCCTCGCTACTGTGGAGCCAACACCCTGCCCACAGGGGCCACTGTGCTGACGGGGTCTCGCTCTCGCCGTGGTAAGATGAGAGGCCCTCCAAGTAGCAAGGAGTGGAGTGCTGCGCTCAAGGGCTGTGAGGACCCCACCTTTACTGACTTCATAAAGAAGTGTTTAGACTGGGACCCCTCGTCTCGTCTAACCCCCAGCCAGGCACTCAGGCACCCTTGGCTGTATCGCCGGCTGCCCAAACCCCTACCTGGGACCGAGAAGAGCCAAGGGCCCACTGTGAAACGGATCCCGGAGCACCACAGCACCTCCTTCCCCTCTATCCTGGCCAAAGGGGGGCCTGGCTTAGGCACCACAGCTGCCAACAACAAACTGCGGAGCAACATGATGGGAGATTCAGGGGAGGCCATACCACTTCGCACGGTCCTACCCAAACTTGTCTCTTAG